One Papaver somniferum cultivar HN1 chromosome 10, ASM357369v1, whole genome shotgun sequence genomic window carries:
- the LOC113316004 gene encoding uncharacterized protein LOC113316004, translated as MESNLDIVLDYLEYDIALREPKPEMLVDTYTRNEKIDFHKWEKENRMSIMIIRGAIPDAIRGGIPIKDTAKELMEVIQSKFMSSVKSMIGTHMGQPTSMRYNDEGSVRDHILEMEDLVYKLRGLDMNLNDDFLVQLEVNSLPKQFETFKVNYNTCDRNWNVNELIAHCVQEEERQRRETKEYAHFTTDGPNKKDFKKSEKNKKPQE; from the coding sequence ATGGAATCAAACCTTGATATAGTCCTTGACTACTTGGAATATGACATCGCTCTAAGAGAACCTAAACCAGAAATGCTTGTCGATACTTATACTAGAAATGAAAAGATAGATTTCCATAAATGGGAGAAGGAAAACAGAATGAGTATAATGATCATTCGAGGTGCAATTCCTGATGCCATTCGAGGTGGGATTCCAATAAAAGATACTGCTAAAGAGCTGATGGAAGTTATTCAGTCAAAATTTATGAGTTCAGTGAAGTCTATGATTGGTACTCATATGGGTCAGCCGACTTCAATGCGTTATAATGATGAAGGTAGTGTTCGAGATCACATCCTCGAAATGGAAGATCTGGTATACAAATTACGGGGTCTTGATATGAATCTAAATGATGATTTTCTAGTACAACTTGAAGTTAATTCACTCCCTAAGCAGTTCGAGACTTTCAAGGTCAACTATAACACTTGTGACAGAAATTGGAATGTAAATGAATTGATCGCTCATTGTGTGCAAGAAGAGGAAAGGCAGCGACGTGAAACTAAAGAGTATGCACATTTTACTACCGATGGTCCTAACAAGAAAGATTTCaagaaatctgaaaagaataagAAACCACAAGAATAG